The sequence ACCCCCTTGATAAAGGCGGGCGTATTGGGAATCCGTGTGACGGCCGTATAGCCTTTAATCTCTTGGACCCGCAGGATATCCACCCCGTAGTGTTCCTCCCCAAGCACAAACGTCAGATATTGATTCCCCTCAGACGCCAGTCGGATCTGCTGATCCGAGACCGATGCCGTCGTGTCCAGTGCCGTCGCCATAAATCCCTCCGTATAGGTCGTGTGTGTCACGCCGCCGTTGCCGTGCTCTGCCTCGCCAATTCAATGAGCCCCCTGACATCCAGAATGAAGCCCACGGTCCCGTCACCAAGGATGGTCGCTCCCGCTAAGCCTTCTACCTTCTGAAAGTTCTTCTCCAGGCTCTTAATGACGACCTGCTGTTGGCCCAGCAATTCGTCCACCATCACGGCGACTCGTTCGCCTTCGGTCTCCAGAATCACCAGAATCGCTCGTTCAGGATCGGTGACATCCGGTGTCACGTTGAAGACGTCAGCCAAGCGCACTACGGAGAGATAGGCGCCGCGCACATTGACTACTTCACCTCGTTTCACGACGGTTTTGATGGAGTCCTGTCTGGGCTGAATGGATTCGATGACAGAAAGCAGCGGCACAATGTACGTTTCTGGTCCGATGCGGACTGTCAAACCATCAATGATCGCGAGAGTCAGCGGCAGCTTCAGCGTGAAGACCGTGCCCTTGCCGGCCTCAGTTTTGATGGTGACGGTTCCGCTCAGTCCTTCGATGTTCTTCTTGACCACATCCATGCCCACACCGCGGCCGGACACGTCAGTGACCTTGTCGGCGGTGGAAAAGCCGGGCCGGAAGATCAACGGCCAGATCTGTTCATCGGAAAGCTTGTCTGCTTCGCTGATCAACCCCTGCTGGAGGGCTTTGGCCAGGATTTTGTCGCGATTCAGGCCGCGCCCGTCGTCCTCGACCGTAATACAAATGCTTCCCCCTTCATGGAAGGCATTGAGCGTGATCATGCCCTGGATAGGCTTGCCGGCGGCGATCCGTTCGTCGGGGAGTTCAAGTCCGTGATCCGTGGAGTTTCTTATCAGATGGGTCAAAGGATCCCCGATGGACTCGATCACGGTCTTGTCCAGTTCCGTGTCTTCGCCGGACATGACCAATTGGATCTGTTTTCCGTTCTTGGTGGCTAGGTCACGGACCAGACGGGGAAAGCGGTTGAAGGCCGTGCCGATGGGCAGCATCCGGACCGCCATGACCCGTTCCTGGATTTCGCGGGTATTGCGCTCCAGTTGGGTGAGGCGCTCCTGTAACACGGGCAGTTTGTCTATGGTGAAGCGGGCGCCCAGATCACTCAACATGGACTGGGTGATCACCAATTCGCCAACCAGGTTAATCAGCTTGTCGATCTTGTCCGTATCCACCCGGATGGATGGGGTTTCGACCTTGCGAGACGCGGCCGCTGGTGCCAGTTTCTGCTGCCTGTCCAGCGCGTGGGCGATTTGCTGAGATGTGGCAACGTGCTGTTCGACGAGAATTTGGCCCAGCCGTTTTTGCTGGGAGAGCGCATGGCGCAGCACGTCCGGTGAAATCACCCCGTCTTCGACCAAGATCTCACCGAGGGGCTTCGGTTGGTCGCTCGTCTCATGTGGTTCGTGACGTGCCGTTGGTTCCGATGCGTCAAGGACGGGGGACTGTTCCGTGATCGTCAACACACTATCGTCCTCGACGAAGAGAAAGACGTCTTCGATCTCTTTCTGTGTATGATCCGTTTCGAGGGTGACCGTAAAGGAGAGCGTTGTGTTGTCCGTGGCCAATTCTTCAATGGTCGGGAGGTGTTCGATATCCACCGAGCAGGTGAAATCACCAAGATCGCGCAGCTCGCGCAGGATCTGGCTCGGGTGGAGCCCCCGCGCAAAGACCGCCGGAGTCGGGGCCCAGGTAATTTCGTAGCGCCGGCGTGGGGAGGGACCGGTTTCCTGAACTGATGCCATTGCAGGCGCAGCAACAACCTGCCCCATGGCATAGGCCTGCAAGCGTTCGCTTAGCGGACCTACGATGGCGTCATTCGGCGCCTCATTCGTCTTCGCCGCATCCACCAGCCCCTTCAACCCATCGGTGGCCTCCAGTAAGAGATCCACGAGGGGCTTCGTCACCTCCATCTTCCCGGTGCGCAACACATCCAGGATATTTTCCATCTTATGAGTGAACTCGCCGACCGCCGTGAACCCAAACATGCCACTGTTGCCTTTGATGGAATGTGCTGCGCGAAAGATGCGATTGAGAAGATCGAGATCTCCGGGCCGTCCTTCGAGCTGGAGCAGTCCCTCCTCCAGCGTGGCAAGGTGCTCATTGGACTCCTCGAAAAACGCCCCTTGAAACCGTGAGAGATCAGTACTCATGCTGGTAACACCTTCTGAATGACCTTCAACATTTGTTCCGGATTGAATGGTTTCACGATCCAGCCGGTCGCTCCCGCCGCCTGGCCATCTTTCTTTTTGTCGTCGGCCGACTCCGTGGTGAGCATGAGAATAGGCGTGAATTTGAGGGCTGGCATCTTGCGGACTTCCCTAATCAGGGAAATACCATCCATTTCAGGCATATTGAGGTCGGTCACTATCAAATCAGGTTTGGCCCCGCCAGTGATCTTGCTCACCGCTTCTTTGCCATTGCCTGCCTCGACGACTTGAAATCCTGCACCGGTCAAGGTGAAGGCCACCATCTGTCGCATCGTGGAAGAGTCATCAACGACCAAGACCATTTTCCCCATGACCGCTCCTTCGTGTTGCTATCCTATTAAAGACATCGGTTAAAATAGCGTAACGGTATCGGCCAACTCGCTCTCACGATCGGTGTGGGATGATGGTTGGGACCGTCCCATTGACATCGTGGCGCGCTCGGATTCCATCGTGTAGCTGTTTTCCAAGTTCTTGAGTGGCTGTAGTCTATCCTGCAAAGTCTGGCCTTCTATCCCAGAGGCCAGAGCCTCGATATAGTCGCGCATATGGCTGAGCGGCTGAATCACATGCTCAAGTTTCTGGCGCGTCATGTCTTGGAATTGCAGTGTCATCACAATTTGAGCCACGTCTGTCGCCAGGGTTTTCGCGCACTCCCTGGATTGCTCAATAGCCGTTTCAGACACTCTGTTTCTTTCAAGGACCGTCCGGGACATGTCCTCAACACCTTGCTTCATGCCGAGTGTATTGGTCATATCCACTGAGCCGAGAATATCGAGCTTTCTAAGTGCCGTTGCGGTACTTGCCTGCACGTCCTTCACGAGATTGCTGATGGTGCTCGCCGCCTGTCCTGAACGATTAGCAAGCTTAGAGACCTCATCCGAAACGACCGCGAAACCTCGGCCATGATCACCCGCCCTCGCAGCCTCGATCGCTGCATTCAAGGCCAGGAGACGCGTTTGATCGGCAATGAACTGGATTTCCTCAAGAATATTGGAGATGGAATTAGCGCCAGCTTTGACTTCACTCATAACCGCAGTTGCCTCTATGGCCGCCTGTGAAGCTGTCATCACATCCTGCACAAATGTTGTGAGCATCTGATCGCTTTTTGTCAGGATATGTTCCACGCCGTATTCACCACTGAAGAACATGTCGCTCGCCTGGGCGGACTGGGTTGATGCTCTTAGGGAAATGGTTT is a genomic window of Nitrospira sp. containing:
- a CDS encoding chemotaxis protein CheA; this translates as MSTDLSRFQGAFFEESNEHLATLEEGLLQLEGRPGDLDLLNRIFRAAHSIKGNSGMFGFTAVGEFTHKMENILDVLRTGKMEVTKPLVDLLLEATDGLKGLVDAAKTNEAPNDAIVGPLSERLQAYAMGQVVAAPAMASVQETGPSPRRRYEITWAPTPAVFARGLHPSQILRELRDLGDFTCSVDIEHLPTIEELATDNTTLSFTVTLETDHTQKEIEDVFLFVEDDSVLTITEQSPVLDASEPTARHEPHETSDQPKPLGEILVEDGVISPDVLRHALSQQKRLGQILVEQHVATSQQIAHALDRQQKLAPAAASRKVETPSIRVDTDKIDKLINLVGELVITQSMLSDLGARFTIDKLPVLQERLTQLERNTREIQERVMAVRMLPIGTAFNRFPRLVRDLATKNGKQIQLVMSGEDTELDKTVIESIGDPLTHLIRNSTDHGLELPDERIAAGKPIQGMITLNAFHEGGSICITVEDDGRGLNRDKILAKALQQGLISEADKLSDEQIWPLIFRPGFSTADKVTDVSGRGVGMDVVKKNIEGLSGTVTIKTEAGKGTVFTLKLPLTLAIIDGLTVRIGPETYIVPLLSVIESIQPRQDSIKTVVKRGEVVNVRGAYLSVVRLADVFNVTPDVTDPERAILVILETEGERVAVMVDELLGQQQVVIKSLEKNFQKVEGLAGATILGDGTVGFILDVRGLIELARQSTATAA
- a CDS encoding response regulator, with protein sequence MGKMVLVVDDSSTMRQMVAFTLTGAGFQVVEAGNGKEAVSKITGGAKPDLIVTDLNMPEMDGISLIREVRKMPALKFTPILMLTTESADDKKKDGQAAGATGWIVKPFNPEQMLKVIQKVLPA
- a CDS encoding methyl-accepting chemotaxis protein gives rise to the protein MMIDQILAMVFGGVGGLAAGSGLVFWRLRHSWQLRLVEADQKAQARIEQLEESQRAWKEFASCVLPIMPVLSEQMKAVIHQTEQAVLDISTRFQTISLRASTQSAQASDMFFSGEYGVEHILTKSDQMLTTFVQDVMTASQAAIEATAVMSEVKAGANSISNILEEIQFIADQTRLLALNAAIEAARAGDHGRGFAVVSDEVSKLANRSGQAASTISNLVKDVQASTATALRKLDILGSVDMTNTLGMKQGVEDMSRTVLERNRVSETAIEQSRECAKTLATDVAQIVMTLQFQDMTRQKLEHVIQPLSHMRDYIEALASGIEGQTLQDRLQPLKNLENSYTMESERATMSMGRSQPSSHTDRESELADTVTLF